From Phaeobacter sp. A36a-5a, the proteins below share one genomic window:
- a CDS encoding NADH:flavin oxidoreductase: MSNDPLLQPYQLKHLTLRNRIMTTSHEPAYPEDGMPKERYAAYHAERAKAGVALAMTAGSAAVSRDSPPVFNNILAYKDEVVPWIRNLTDQLHEHGCAAMIQLTHLGRRTGWDKGDWLPSISSSRHREPAHRAFPKLAEDWDITRVIADFADAAERMQAGGMDGIELQVYGHLLDQFWSPLTNDLDGPYGGQTLDSRMALPMAVLAAVRERVGDEFIVGLRYTADEAAAGGISPDEGLEMSRRLAASGMVDFLNVIRGRIHTDPAMTDVIPVQGMPSAPHLDFAGAVRQATGLPTFHAARIPDVATARHAIAGGLLDMVGMTRAHMADPHIVQKIREGREEDIRPCVGATYCLDRIYQAGEALCIHNAATGRELTMPHVITRAAEPKQVVIVGAGPGGLEAARVAAERGHAVTVFEAASDPGGQIRLTAQNPRRREMMGIIDWRMAQCAARDVQFRFNTWAEAQDVIGLAPDVVIVATGGLPNMQLFEAGEEAAHVVSAWDIISGDVKPGGSVLIYDESGDHPALQAAEVAAQAGATVEVMTPDRVFAPNVMAMNLVPYMRSLQDLDVTFTVARRLLEVRKEGNRLLAVLGTDYSGHRSSKLYDQVVLNYGTLPLDDLYFDLKPHSLNGGQVDYDALIAGRPQPHGRPAKAAGQGGFQLFRIGDAVSARNTHAAIYDALRLMKDI; encoded by the coding sequence ATGTCCAACGATCCCTTGTTGCAGCCCTATCAGCTGAAACATCTGACACTGCGCAATCGGATCATGACCACAAGTCATGAACCGGCCTATCCCGAGGACGGCATGCCAAAGGAGCGCTATGCGGCCTATCACGCCGAACGGGCCAAGGCGGGCGTGGCATTGGCGATGACGGCAGGCTCCGCGGCGGTATCCCGTGACAGCCCGCCGGTGTTCAACAATATCCTCGCCTATAAGGATGAGGTGGTGCCCTGGATCCGCAATCTGACCGACCAGCTGCATGAGCATGGTTGCGCGGCGATGATCCAGCTGACCCATCTGGGGCGCCGCACCGGTTGGGACAAAGGCGACTGGCTGCCCTCGATCAGCTCGTCGCGCCACCGCGAACCTGCACACCGCGCCTTTCCGAAGCTGGCGGAGGATTGGGACATCACCCGCGTCATCGCCGATTTCGCCGATGCTGCGGAGCGGATGCAGGCCGGGGGCATGGATGGGATCGAGTTGCAGGTCTATGGCCATCTTCTGGATCAGTTCTGGTCGCCGCTGACCAATGATCTGGACGGGCCATATGGCGGCCAGACGCTCGACAGTCGGATGGCGCTGCCGATGGCGGTGCTGGCGGCGGTCCGCGAGCGGGTGGGGGACGAGTTCATCGTTGGCCTGCGGTATACGGCGGATGAGGCGGCGGCAGGCGGCATCTCGCCCGACGAGGGGCTGGAGATGTCCAGACGCTTGGCCGCCAGCGGCATGGTGGATTTCCTGAATGTGATCCGGGGCCGCATCCATACGGATCCGGCAATGACCGATGTGATCCCGGTGCAGGGGATGCCGTCTGCGCCGCATCTGGATTTTGCCGGTGCGGTCCGGCAGGCGACGGGCCTGCCCACCTTTCATGCCGCCCGCATCCCCGATGTGGCCACCGCCCGCCATGCGATTGCCGGGGGGCTTCTTGATATGGTGGGGATGACCCGCGCCCATATGGCCGATCCCCATATCGTGCAGAAGATCAGGGAGGGGCGCGAGGAGGACATCCGCCCCTGTGTAGGCGCGACCTATTGTCTGGACAGGATCTATCAGGCGGGAGAGGCGCTGTGCATTCACAACGCCGCAACCGGGCGTGAGCTGACGATGCCACATGTGATCACCCGCGCCGCAGAGCCCAAACAGGTGGTGATTGTCGGCGCTGGCCCCGGCGGGCTGGAGGCCGCGCGCGTTGCCGCAGAGCGCGGCCATGCGGTCACCGTATTTGAGGCAGCCTCCGATCCCGGCGGTCAAATTCGCCTGACCGCACAGAACCCGCGCCGCCGCGAGATGATGGGCATCATCGACTGGCGCATGGCGCAATGTGCGGCACGGGATGTGCAGTTTCGATTCAACACCTGGGCCGAGGCGCAGGATGTGATCGGGCTTGCGCCGGATGTGGTGATCGTGGCCACCGGTGGCCTGCCGAATATGCAGCTGTTCGAGGCGGGCGAGGAGGCGGCGCATGTTGTCTCGGCCTGGGATATCATTTCGGGGGATGTTAAGCCGGGCGGCTCGGTGCTGATATATGACGAAAGCGGCGATCACCCCGCGCTTCAGGCGGCCGAGGTTGCGGCCCAGGCGGGCGCGACGGTTGAGGTGATGACCCCGGACCGGGTCTTTGCCCCCAATGTGATGGCGATGAACCTTGTCCCTTATATGCGCAGCCTGCAGGACCTGGACGTGACCTTCACCGTGGCGCGGCGCCTGCTGGAGGTCCGCAAGGAAGGCAACCGGCTTCTGGCGGTGCTGGGGACGGATTACAGCGGCCATCGCTCCAGCAAGCTCTATGATCAGGTTGTGCTCAACTACGGCACGCTGCCGCTGGACGATCTCTATTTCGACCTGAAGCCGCATAGTCTGAATGGCGGGCAGGTCGATTACGACGCCCTGATCGCCGGGAGGCCGCAGCCGCACGGGCGCCCGGCCAAAGCAGCGGGGCAGGGGGGCTTTCAGCTGTTTCGGATCGGCGATGCGGTCTCGGCCCGCAACACCCATGCGGCGATCTATGACGCCCTGCGCCTGATGAAGGACATCTGA
- a CDS encoding LysR family transcriptional regulator, translating to MQINWDDMRTILALVRAGSLAGAAQALSVSYTTVARRVQRAEDMLGRPLFERRPEGYLATAEAEELAAAARRMEQAEQSALRNLSGRDQSLSGELVLTAPQLLIQSHLAPFLAQFCADHSEVELTVRATNDVLDLTRREADLAIRISRTPGDSLVGLHLADQKTACVARRDLVARALADPAAPLDWVIYSGYDAPPKAALQRYPNHRIRARFDDMTSLIAAAKAGLGAVRMPIYLARSDPDLEPLPGVAPQDYAPIWVLSHPDLLTSAKVRAFKTALKGFFRSRAGEFTAF from the coding sequence ATGCAGATCAACTGGGATGACATGCGGACCATTCTGGCGCTGGTGCGGGCCGGATCCCTGGCCGGGGCCGCGCAGGCGCTGTCCGTCAGCTACACAACCGTGGCGCGCCGTGTGCAGCGGGCCGAGGACATGCTGGGGCGGCCGCTGTTCGAGCGTCGGCCCGAAGGCTATCTGGCCACCGCCGAGGCGGAAGAGCTGGCCGCGGCAGCGCGGCGGATGGAGCAGGCCGAGCAATCGGCCCTGCGCAACCTGTCGGGCCGCGATCAGAGCCTTTCGGGTGAGCTGGTGCTGACGGCGCCACAGCTGCTGATCCAAAGCCATCTCGCGCCATTTCTGGCGCAGTTCTGCGCGGACCACTCGGAGGTCGAGCTGACGGTTCGCGCGACCAATGATGTGCTGGACCTGACCCGGCGCGAGGCGGATCTGGCGATCCGGATCAGCCGGACGCCGGGCGACAGCCTGGTGGGGCTGCATCTGGCCGATCAGAAAACCGCCTGCGTCGCGCGGCGGGATCTGGTGGCGCGGGCTTTGGCGGATCCCGCTGCGCCCTTGGACTGGGTGATCTACAGCGGCTATGACGCGCCGCCAAAGGCCGCGCTGCAACGTTATCCGAACCATCGGATCCGGGCGCGGTTTGACGATATGACTTCGCTGATCGCGGCGGCAAAGGCGGGGCTGGGCGCGGTCAGGATGCCGATCTATCTGGCGCGCAGTGATCCGGATCTGGAGCCGCTGCCGGGGGTTGCGCCGCAGGATTACGCGCCGATCTGGGTGCTGAGCCATCCGGACCTGCTGACCTCTGCCAAGGTGCGCGCGTTCAAGACCGCGCTAAAAGGCTTCTTCCGCAGCCGTGCCGGGGAGTTCACCGCCTTTTAG
- a CDS encoding DUF1330 domain-containing protein, translated as MAYVYVNLLLQDPETMAAYREKAGAALQKHGAKVLVSTPQQTVIEGTRDATGIGVILQFASPEAAKGWINDPELQDVHALRQAAGRSAITLLA; from the coding sequence ATGGCCTATGTCTACGTAAACCTCCTCCTGCAAGACCCCGAGACTATGGCGGCATATCGTGAAAAAGCAGGCGCCGCCTTGCAGAAACACGGCGCCAAAGTGCTGGTCTCAACCCCGCAGCAGACCGTGATCGAAGGCACGCGCGATGCCACCGGCATCGGGGTGATCCTCCAGTTTGCCAGTCCAGAGGCCGCCAAGGGCTGGATCAACGACCCCGAGCTGCAGGACGTCCACGCGCTGCGACAAGCCGCCGGCAGGAGCGCGATCACGCTTCTGGCCTGA
- the fdhF gene encoding formate dehydrogenase subunit alpha — MSDKVTFTLDGEQVTAEKGLTIWEVANGRGLKIPHLCHKPQPGYRPDGNCRACMVEIEGERTLAASCIREPAEGMVVTTNNARAENARKMVMELLIADQPKQEEARDKSSHLWDMAELNGVSESRFPKLEKNRIPLLDDSHVAMKVNLDACISCNLCVRACREVQVNDVIGMAGRGHDAYPVFDLADPMGQSSCVACGECVQACPTGALMPATVMDDQQVGDSKDYDSETESVCPFCGVGCKVSLKVKDGKVKYVDGINGPANEGRLCVKGRFGFDYIHHPHRLTKPLIRRDDAPAKGLNVDPGNLSTHFREASWEEAMDLAAKGLMRLRDENPKSVAGFGSAKCTNEEAYLFQKFIRQGFKHNNVDHCTRLCHASSVAALIENVGSGAVTATFNEIENADVAIVIGSNPIENHPVAATYFKQFTKRGGKLIVMDPRGVGLRRFATEMVQFRPGADVSMLNAIMNVIVEEELYDSQYIHRWTENWEAEKEHLKQFTPEKMSEICGISPDQLRRVARIFAGGNAGLIFWGMGISQHIHGTDNSRCLISLALMTGNVGKPGAGLHPLRGQNNVQGASDAGLIPMFLPDYQTVTSDDVRKSFTDVWGGGDFSNEKGLTVTEIVDEAYAGNIKGMYIQGENPAMSDPDADHAREAFAKLELLIVQDIFLTETANYADIILPASALYEKNGTVSNTNRQVQRVRPAVPPPGEAREDWQVTVELAQRIGLPWDYKDVSEVFAEMKLNMKSLNNITWERLETETITYPSLHETDPGQAIVFGDGFPRPEGRARFTPASVIPPDEAPDADYPMIMTTGRQLEHWHTGSMTRRSKVLDAVEPEANCSLNPRTLKLMGVEPGEMVRLTTRRGSIEIMARADRAIAEDMVFVPFAYVEAAANILTNPALDPYGKIPEFKFSAVKVEKIEGQIAAE, encoded by the coding sequence ATGAGCGATAAAGTCACTTTCACACTCGATGGCGAGCAGGTCACGGCAGAGAAGGGCCTGACCATTTGGGAAGTCGCCAACGGCCGCGGGCTGAAGATCCCGCATCTGTGCCACAAGCCGCAGCCGGGCTACCGCCCGGACGGCAACTGCCGTGCCTGTATGGTCGAGATCGAGGGCGAGCGCACGCTGGCCGCCTCCTGTATCCGCGAACCTGCCGAGGGCATGGTGGTCACCACCAACAACGCGCGCGCTGAAAACGCCCGCAAGATGGTGATGGAACTGCTGATCGCGGACCAGCCGAAGCAGGAGGAGGCGCGCGATAAGTCCTCGCATCTGTGGGATATGGCGGAGCTGAACGGGGTTTCAGAGTCGCGTTTCCCCAAGCTGGAAAAGAACCGAATCCCGCTGCTGGATGACAGCCATGTGGCGATGAAGGTCAATCTGGACGCCTGTATTTCCTGTAACCTCTGTGTGCGGGCCTGCCGCGAGGTGCAGGTCAATGACGTGATCGGTATGGCCGGCCGCGGTCATGACGCCTACCCGGTGTTCGATCTGGCGGATCCGATGGGGCAGTCCTCCTGCGTGGCCTGCGGCGAATGTGTGCAGGCCTGCCCGACCGGCGCGCTGATGCCCGCGACCGTGATGGATGACCAGCAGGTCGGCGACAGCAAGGATTATGATTCCGAGACCGAAAGCGTCTGCCCGTTCTGCGGTGTCGGCTGCAAGGTCTCGCTCAAGGTCAAGGACGGCAAGGTCAAATATGTCGATGGCATCAATGGCCCCGCAAACGAAGGCCGCCTGTGCGTCAAGGGCCGCTTTGGTTTTGACTACATCCACCACCCGCACCGCCTGACCAAGCCGCTGATCCGCCGCGACGACGCGCCGGCCAAGGGCCTGAACGTCGATCCCGGTAATCTCTCGACCCATTTCCGCGAAGCCTCCTGGGAAGAGGCGATGGATCTGGCCGCCAAGGGCCTGATGCGCCTGCGCGATGAGAACCCGAAATCGGTTGCGGGCTTCGGCTCGGCGAAATGCACCAATGAAGAGGCGTACCTCTTCCAGAAGTTCATCCGTCAGGGCTTCAAGCACAACAACGTCGACCACTGCACCCGCCTGTGCCACGCGTCCTCGGTTGCGGCGCTGATCGAGAACGTCGGCTCCGGTGCTGTGACCGCGACCTTCAACGAGATTGAGAACGCCGACGTGGCAATCGTGATCGGCTCCAACCCGATCGAGAACCACCCGGTGGCGGCGACCTACTTCAAGCAGTTCACCAAGCGCGGCGGCAAGCTCATCGTGATGGATCCGCGCGGCGTTGGCCTGCGCCGGTTCGCGACCGAAATGGTGCAGTTCCGCCCCGGCGCGGATGTGTCGATGCTGAACGCAATCATGAATGTGATCGTCGAGGAAGAGCTCTACGACAGTCAGTACATCCACCGCTGGACCGAGAACTGGGAGGCCGAGAAAGAGCATCTGAAGCAGTTCACGCCCGAGAAAATGTCGGAAATCTGCGGCATCAGCCCCGATCAGCTGCGCCGTGTTGCCCGGATCTTTGCCGGTGGGAATGCGGGTCTGATCTTCTGGGGTATGGGGATTTCCCAGCACATCCACGGGACGGATAACTCGCGCTGCCTGATCTCGCTGGCGTTAATGACTGGCAACGTGGGCAAACCGGGCGCAGGTCTGCACCCGCTGCGCGGCCAGAACAACGTGCAGGGCGCGTCGGACGCGGGCCTGATCCCGATGTTCCTGCCGGACTATCAGACCGTGACGTCGGATGACGTGCGCAAGAGCTTCACCGATGTCTGGGGCGGCGGCGACTTCTCGAACGAGAAGGGCCTGACCGTGACCGAGATCGTGGACGAGGCCTATGCCGGCAATATCAAGGGCATGTATATCCAGGGCGAAAACCCGGCGATGTCCGACCCGGATGCCGATCACGCGCGCGAGGCCTTTGCCAAGCTGGAGCTGCTGATCGTTCAGGACATCTTCCTGACCGAAACGGCAAACTATGCCGACATCATCCTGCCCGCCTCGGCGCTGTATGAAAAGAACGGCACCGTGTCGAACACCAACCGCCAGGTGCAGCGTGTGCGCCCCGCCGTTCCGCCTCCGGGTGAGGCGCGCGAGGACTGGCAGGTCACTGTTGAGCTGGCGCAGCGCATCGGGCTGCCATGGGACTACAAGGATGTCAGCGAAGTCTTTGCCGAGATGAAGCTGAACATGAAGTCGCTGAACAACATCACCTGGGAGCGTCTGGAGACCGAGACCATCACCTATCCGTCGCTGCATGAGACCGATCCCGGTCAGGCGATTGTGTTCGGCGATGGCTTCCCGCGCCCCGAGGGCCGCGCCCGCTTTACCCCGGCATCGGTGATCCCGCCGGATGAGGCGCCGGATGCGGACTACCCGATGATCATGACCACCGGCCGCCAGCTGGAGCATTGGCACACCGGGTCGATGACCCGTCGTTCCAAGGTGCTGGATGCGGTGGAGCCGGAGGCGAACTGCTCGCTCAACCCGCGGACGCTGAAGCTGATGGGCGTCGAGCCGGGCGAGATGGTCCGCCTCACGACCCGCCGCGGTTCGATCGAGATCATGGCGCGCGCCGACCGGGCGATTGCCGAGGATATGGTGTTTGTGCCGTTCGCCTATGTGGAGGCGGCTGCCAATATCCTGACCAACCCGGCGCTGGACCCCTATGGCAAAATCCCCGAGTTCAAGTTCTCGGCGGTGAAGGTCGAAAAGATCGAAGGACAGATCGCAGCCGAGTGA